A region from the Triticum aestivum cultivar Chinese Spring chromosome 3D, IWGSC CS RefSeq v2.1, whole genome shotgun sequence genome encodes:
- the LOC123077574 gene encoding UDP-glycosyltransferase 73D1 encodes MSGDGQSGSARVHFVLVPMMAQGHIIPMTDMASLLAEHGAQVTFITTPVNASRLASFAAHVEETGLAVRLVELHFPAAKFGLPDGCETVDMIQSQDLLSNFLEACAALREPLKAHLREQQLPPPSCIISDTMHWWTGDVARELGIPRLNFSGFCGFSSLVSYIICRDNLLKHITDENELITIPGFPTPLELAKAKCPGGIPIPGMEQIREKIYQEELRCNGVVLNSFKELETLHIESFEQVTRKKVWTVGPMCLCHQNSNTIAARGNKAPIDEADCLQWLDSMKPGSVIFVSFGSLTCTAPQQLIELGLGLEASKKPFIWVIKAGDKFPEVEEWLSDGFEEPVKERGMIIRGWAPQVMILWHQAIGGFMTHCGWNSTIESICAGVPMITWPHFAEQFSNEKLVVDVLNIGVEVGVEGVTRWGHEHKEAMVTRNDVERAVYALMDEEKAQEQFRVRAKECAIKARRAFDEEGSSYNNIKLLIQEMGNKMNACG; translated from the exons ATGTCCGGCGATGGCCAGAGCGGCTCCGCAAGGGTGCACTTCGTGCTGGTCCCGATGATGGCGCAGGGTCACATAATCCCCATGACCGACATGGCGAGCCTGCTGGCCGAGCACGGCGCGCAGGTCACCTTCATCACCACGCCAGTGAACGCGTCCAGGTTGGCGAGCTTTGCCGCCCACGTGGAGGAGACAGGCCTGGCGGTCCGGCTCGTGGAGCTCCATTTCCCGGCAGCCAAGTTTGGCCTACCGGACGGGTGCGAGACCGTCGACATGATCCAATCGCAGGATCTGCTGTCGAACTTCTTGGAGGCATGCGCCGCGCTTCGGGAGCCGCTCAAGGCGCACCTCCGTGAGCAGCAGCTGCCGCCTCCGAGCTGCATCATTTCTGACACGATGCATTGGTGGACCGGTGATGTCGCAAGAGAGCTTGGTATCCCGAGGCTCAACTTTAGTGGCTTCTGTGGCTTCTCGTCCCTTGTCAG TTACATCATTTGTCGCGACAACTTATTGAAACACATCACAGATGAGAATGAGCTCATTACGATCCCAGGGTTCCCTACACCACTGGAGTTGGCAAAGGCTAAATGCCCTGGAGGCATTCCCATTCCAGGTATGGAGCAAATTCGTGAGAAGATCTATCAAGAGGAGCTGAGATGCAATGGCGTGGTCCTTAACAGCTTCAAAGAGCTGGAGACATTGCATATCGAATCCTTTGAGCAGGTGACAAGGAAGAAAGTATGGACGGTCGGGCCAATGTGCCTCTGCCACCAAAACAGCAACACAATCGCCGCAAGAGGAAACAAGGCGCCAATAGATGAGGCAGACTGCTTGCAGTGGCTTGATTCAATGAAGCCAGGCTCGGTGATCTTTGTCAGCTTTGGCAGCCTCACCTGCACTGCACCTCAGCAACTTATTGAGCTCGGCCTGGGACTTGAAGCCTCCAAGAAACCATTCATTTGGGTGATTAAAGCGGGAGATAAGTTTCCAGAAGTTGAGGAATGGCTCTCAGACGGCTTCGAGGAACCCGTCAAAGAGAGAGGCATGATCATAAGGGGCTGGGCACCACAGGTGATGATCCTGTGGCACCAAGCCATTGGAGGATTCATGACACACTGTGGGTGGAACTCAACAATAGAGAGCATCTGTGCAGGCGTGCCCATGATCACATGGCCACACTTCGCGGAGCAGTTTTCAAACGAGAAGTTGGTGGTGGATGTGCTGAACATTGGGGTGGAGGTTGGAGTGGAAGGAGTTACACGGTGGGGACATGAACATAAAGAGGCTATGGTTACAAGAAATGATGTGGAGAGAGCAGTGTACGCCCTGATGGATGAGGAGAAAGCTCAAGAGCAGTTCCGGGTGAGAGCAAAAGAATGTGCCATTAAGGCAAGGAGGGCTTTCGATGAGGAAGGTTCTTCATATAACAACATAAAGCTACTGATTCAAGAAATGGGAAACAAGATGAATGCATGTGGTTGA